The region GGATCTGCGAGATTGTTTTTCAACAGACGAGAATTAATCAGGGACTCAATCATTACAACAATTTTATCAAAAGATTTCCGGATGTAAAGACATTGGCAGAAGCTGATGAAGATGAGGTTTTGCTACACTGGAAAGGATTGGGATATTATTCAAGAGCAATTAATATTCATAAAGCTGCAAAGCAGATCATGACCTACTATAACGGCTCCTTTCCTTCTGAGTACGAAGAAATCCTAAAACTGAAAGGCGTTGGAAAATATACTGCAGCAGCAGTTTCAAGTATCTGTTTTAATGGGAAAATGCCTGCTGTTGATGGTAATTTTTACCGAGTTCTGAGCCGGTTTTTTGCAGACGATTTCGATATTTCCAATTCAAGAGCTTTCAGTTACTTTTCGGAATTAGCAGCTTTAATTATGCCTGAAAATGTTGGTGATTTCAATCAGGCGATGATGGATTTGGGTTCAGAAATCTGTAAACCTAAAAATCCTCTTTGTGATGAATGTCCGCTTCATGAAAATTGTCTGGCTTTTTCTTTGCAGAAGACCTCATATTTCCCTGTTAAAACAAAAAAAGTAAAGGCAGAAGATCTTCAGCTTACTTATTATTTTGTTCACAGAAATGGTCAGTTTTTAATTCAGCAAAGAAAAGACGATTTTATTTGGAAAAAGCTGTTTGAATTTCCGCCTGTAATTTCCGATGAATTAATACCGTTTATTAAAAGCGTAAAAACAGTCAATCATAAACTGACGCACAAGAATTTAAGCATAGAAATTTTTAATGTTGAGGTAGATTCGGAGGAAGTCTGGAAAAATTTTACTGCTGAAAATGATTTCATTGTAACCGATGTTGAGGGTTCTCACGAAAGATCTTTTCCGAAACCTTTGGAGAATTATATACAAAGTTATGATACAGCGTATAAAATTCTATAATTAAACGTCTGTCTGTTATTCTGACGAAGCAAGAAGCTATTTATATAATTGGAAGAGATTCTTCACTCCACTTCGTTCCGTTCAGAATGACAAAACTCAATCTCAGTTTCAAAACGTATTGAGATGCTGAAATT is a window of Candidatus Chryseobacterium colombiense DNA encoding:
- the mutY gene encoding A/G-specific adenine glycosylase is translated as MTILILTALSLQSIFSDVMLSEAEASLQKIFPQNLSKQFLKNTETPGFKHIGNALLHWYKNNARDLPFRQTKDPYKIWICEIVFQQTRINQGLNHYNNFIKRFPDVKTLAEADEDEVLLHWKGLGYYSRAINIHKAAKQIMTYYNGSFPSEYEEILKLKGVGKYTAAAVSSICFNGKMPAVDGNFYRVLSRFFADDFDISNSRAFSYFSELAALIMPENVGDFNQAMMDLGSEICKPKNPLCDECPLHENCLAFSLQKTSYFPVKTKKVKAEDLQLTYYFVHRNGQFLIQQRKDDFIWKKLFEFPPVISDELIPFIKSVKTVNHKLTHKNLSIEIFNVEVDSEEVWKNFTAENDFIVTDVEGSHERSFPKPLENYIQSYDTAYKIL